Genomic segment of Serinicoccus hydrothermalis:
GCCGCGACGGCCACAGGTAGGTCTTGGCACAAGCCCAGCCAGCGCGGGATAAACGACTCGAAGTCGATCTCGGCGGTGTCGAGGAATGGATCCCTGAGGCCTGACCGGCTCCACCGTCGCCCAACCGGTCGGCTCGCGTCGACGACGGTGAGCACTTGCTCACCCGTCGTGACTAGCCGCATGTTATAGGCCTGCATCGGTGCGCCGGTCACAATGGCGTGCAGGTCCGCCAAAGCGGCACTGACCCGCGTAAGGACCTCCAGTCTGACCCCTGCGGCTGAAGTCACCGCGTAGGTGGCGCCGTATGTCTTTAAGTCACTGTCGCGACCGAACTTATGCGAACTGCTGGGACCCAAGGTGAGCCGGAGGTCGTCGTCCAACTTTGACTCGAGCCGTCGTGGCTCCTCTCCGTCTGCAGGTCGATCCCACCGCCCCTCCCCTGCGTGGACTTCTGCTTGCATGTGAACGTTGAGGCCAGTCGGTCCGAGCCAATGCAACAGACCGGGAATCTCGAATACGGCCTCACCGTAAGGCTGTTGGTCGTCGACGTGGCCTCCCTGCAGCAACTGCCACGCGCTCCAGATGGTCTCCTTAACGGCCACTGAGTGAAGGCCAGATGGACCGCTGGACAAACTTGCCCCGGTCAGCGTAAAAGGTCCCGAAGGCGTCTCCCCGAACAACGTCTGATACTGCACGAGTCCGGGCGTTGAAGGCGCGTCGTCGAACTGGCCATGCAACGTCAGGCGCCAAGGGCTCGCTCGGCGCCCTGAACGCTGCTCCAAATACCCTGGCAATCGCTCGTCTGGTCGGTCAGCTCGCCACCAGAGGCCAATCACTGGGTCGAACGCTCCCAATCCTTCCCCCTTGGTCGCAGGTAATCAACGGCGGCGAGCTCGGTCTTGAGCACTACCCTAGTGTCGAATCTGGCTCTGGCTGCATTCCGCTCCTAAGCGAGCGGTCGACTCGAACCCCAACTCGGCGGATCGGGTATGGCCACCCTCCCGGTGAGGTACGTCTCGGCGGGCAACACACTAGCCCAGTCCGCATCCGACTCTCGGCATGACAGCGATGTACCGGCCCTCGGTGCGGCCGATCACCCATACAGCCCTGACTAGGGCAAGCCGATCGGCAAATCCGGTCTGTCACGAGCGTCGGACTAGCCTGCAAAAGGAGGACCCTGCCCAGGCAGGCGTGGTGTGACTGCCACCGGGAGAGCCGCCGGGGTGCGGCCAGTCGGCAGTGTCTGGCACAGACGCCCAGCCTCAGGCGAGCACTTCCTCGACGGCGACCGACTCCATACCGAACGCCTCGCCCACAGCGCCGTAGGTGAGCTTCCCCGCGTGGGTGTTGAGCCCCTTCGCCAGGGAGGCGTTGTCGCGCAGCGCCTGCTCCCAACCCTTATCGGCGAGCTGCACGGCATACGGAAGCGTGGCGTTGGTCAGAGCCCACGTCGACGTGTGCGGCACCGCGCCGGGCATGTTGGCGACGCAGTAGTAGAGCGAGTTGTGCATCGGGAAGGTCGGGTCGGCGTGCGTGGTCGGCCGGGAGCCCTCGAAGCAGCCGCCCTGGTCGATGGCGACGTCCACGAGCACCGAGCCCGGTTTCATCGTGGCGACCATGTCGTCGGTGACGAGCTTGGGTGCCTTGGCGCCGGGGATGAGCACGGTGCCGATGACCATGTCGGCCTCCGGCACGAGCTCGCTGATCGTCAAGTTGTTGGACGCGAGCTGCTTAACCTGGTTGTCGAAGCGCCAGAAGAGCGTGCGCAGCTTGTCGAGGTCGGTGTCGAGGATGGTCACGTCGGCGCCCATGCCGAGCGCGATGTTGGCGGCGTTCTGCCCTGCGACGCCGCCGCCGAGCACGAGCACCTTGGCGTTGGCCACGCCGCCGATACCGCCCATGAGCACGCCCCGTCCGCCGGAGGCCTTCATCATCGTGTGCGCCCCGACCTGCGGTGCGAGGCACCCGGCGACCTCCGACATCGGATAGAGCAGCGGCAGCATCCCGCTCGGCAGCTGCACGGTCTCGTAGGCAATCGCCGTCGTGCCCGCCTCGACCAGGCGCCGGGTGAGCGGCTCGTCGGCGGCCAGATGCAGGTAGGTGAAGAGTGTCAGGTCGTCGCGCAGGTAGGAGTACTCCTGCTCGATCGGCTCCTTGACCTTGAGCACCATCTCGCCCGCGGCCCACGTGTCATCCGGGCCGTGGACGATCGTGGCGCCCTGCGCGACATACTCCTCGTCGCTGATCGAGGAGCCGAGCCCGGCGCCCTGCTGCACGAAGACCTCGTGCCCGCGCCGCACCAGCTCGTGCACGCCGACCGGGGTGATGGCCACCCGGAACTCGTTGTTCTTGACCTCTGTGGGCACCGCGATCTTCATGGGCCCCACTATGCCGTGCCTCGCGTGCGAGCGACAGGTCTCGCTCGCGCACCACTCCCTCGTGGTGCACACTGGCAAGCCCTGTCCACCGGGCAGGGGAGTCAGGCATACGAGACAGGGAGCACCGATGTCGCAGACCGAAGACCGTCAGCCCACCGCAGACCCGGCCGAGGACAACGCCTTCTTCCCCTCGCCCTACTCGCTGAGCCAGTACACCGCCGACACGACCAACTTCGACGGTCTGGGGACCGAGCAGACCTACACAGGCGACCGGTGGAAGGTGCTCGTCATCGCCACCGACGAGCGCTACATGCTCATGCGCAACGGCACCTTCTTCTCCACCGGCAACCACCCCGTCGAGACCCTGCTGCCGATGCACCACATCATGCAGGCCGGGTATGCCGTAGACATCGCCACCATTTCCGGTGGACCGGGCAAGGTCGAGTGGTGGGCCTTCCCCCGCGAGGACGAGGCCGTCACCGGCACCTGGGACGCGACGCGCGCGGCGTTCAAGGCTCCGCACCGGCTGGCCGACGTCATCGACGCCGGGCTGGACGACTACGCCGCGGTCTTCATCCCCGGCGGGCACGGCGCGATGAACGGGCTCCCCTCCAGCCCGGACGTGCAGCGCGCCCTCGACTGGTTCCTGGACCACGACCGCCTCATCATCTCGATCTGCCACGGGCCTGCAGCCTTCGTCGCCGCCGGGATAGGGCGCGACACCAACCCGCTCTCCGGCTACTCCGTGGTCGCCTTCCCCGACGCCCTGGACTTCGGTGCCAACCTCGACATCGGCTACCTGCCCGGCGAGATGCCGTGGAAGCTGGGCGAGACCCTCACCGAGCAGGGCCTGACCGTGCAGAACGACGACATGTCGGGCGCCACGACGCGCGACCGCAACGTCCTCACCGGCGACAGCCCGCTGGCCGCCAACCAGCTCGGCAAAGACGCGGTCGAGGCGCTGCTGGAGTCCTTCGGCGACTAGTGCTGGCCACCCGCCCCCGGCCGACCTAGGGTCGGGTCCATGACCTGTGAGGTATGTCGTTGACCGCCCTGCTCTGGCTCCGTCGCGACCTACGCCGTGGTGACCATCCGGCGTTGCTCGCCGCCCGCGACGCGGGCGGGGACGAGGGCATCGCCGTGCTCTTTGTCGTCGACCCCGGTCTCTGGGAGCGCGGCGGTCCGGTCCGGCGAGCCTGGCTGACGGCGAGCCTGGAGGCCGCGAAGGAAGACTTCGACGGGCGGCTGGTCATCCGCCACGGTGACCCGGCGAAGGTCGTGCCTCAGGTCGCCGCCGAGATCGAGGCGGGCTCGGTGCACGTCACCCGCGAGGTCACGCCCGCCGGTCAGCGTCGCGACAAGAAGGTCCAGGAGGCGCTCGAGGACAAGGAGATCGACTGGGTCGAGACGGGTACCCCGTATGCCGTCGGCCCGGGGCTCGTCCGCAACGGCTCGGGCGACCCCTACAAGGTCTACACCCCCTTCCACCGCGCCTGGCACGACCACGGCTGGCCCGAGCCCGCGGCATACCCGCGCTCCCTCGACCTGGTCGAGGTGGACAGCCACCAGAAGGCGCTCGACATGCTCGACAAGGCGTTCCGCGAGGACGACCTGCCGACGATGCCCGAGGCGGGGGAGAAGGCCGCGCTGCAGCGGTGGCGCGACTTCCGCGACGAGGCGCTCGACGACTACGACGGCGACCGCGACAAGCCCGCCATCGACGGCACCAGCCGGCTCTCGGCCTACCTCAAGATCGGCGCGATCCACCCGCGGACGATCCTGGCCGACCTCGCCGACAAGCGCTCGCAGGGAGCGCAGACCTTCGAGCAGGAGATCGCCTGGCGGGAGTTCTACGCCGACGTGCTCTTCCAGAACCCGCGCAGCGCGTGGGAGGACCTGCGCGACGCGCTGCCCGGGATGGACTACGACGAGCCGGACGACGCAATCGAGGCATGGAAGGACGGGCGCACCGGCTTCCCCGTCGTCGACGCGGGCATGCGGCAGCTGCGCGAGGTCGGCTGGATGCACAACCGGGTGCGGATGATCACCGCCAGCTTCCTCACCAAGGACCTGCACGTGTGGTGGCCGACCGGCGCCCGCTGGTTCCTCGACCGGCTCGTCGACGGCGACATCGCCAGCAACAATCACGGCTGGCAGTGGGTCGCCGGGACCGGCACCGACGCCTCGCCCTACTTCCGCGTCTTCAACCCCATCACGCAGGGCGAGAAGTTCGACCCGACCGGCGACTACGTCCGCCGCTGGGTGCCCGAGCTGCGCCACCTCTCCGGCAAGTCCGCGCACCAGCCGTGGAACCACGACGACGGGTATGCCGAGGGCTACCCCGAGCGCATCGTCGACCACGCCGAGGAGCGCAAGGAGGCGTTGTCGAGGTACGAGTCCGCGCGCCGCTGAGCGGGGACACTGTGCATGCCCTGTGACGGCCGGATGCGCAGGCGTGCTCACGAGTAGGCTTCGGGCATGGAGGGGGAGATGAACAAGCCCCTCCCTGACTATCTCGGTCACGTCGAGGCCGATGTCTCTCGGATCGTCCAGCTCCTCGGTGCGGCCGACCCCCAGGACCTCGCCCGGCCGGTCGCCGCCTGCCCCGAGTGGGACGTCGCGGTAGTCGTCGGGCACCTGGGCGGGGTCCACCGCATGGTGATCCATGCCGTCCGGCACCGAGAGCCGTCGGGGGGATCGCGGGCGCACCTGCCTGGTGCCGAGGTCGACCTCGCGCCGTGGTTGGCCGCAGGTACTGCCGAGATGGTGGATCTCCTGCGACTCCCGCCGGAGAGACCCGCGTGGTCGTTCGATCCTCAGGGTCGGTCCGTGGCGTTCTGGCGGCGCCGGCAGGCGATGGAGAGTCTGGTGCATCGCATCGACGTGGAGCAGGCGTTGGGCAAGCCGTCCCCCGTGGACGCCACGCTGGCTAGCGACGGGGTCAGCGAGGTCCTCGACACGTTGGTCAGACTTCGGCAGGCGGAGGGGTCCGTGATCTTGCCGGACCACGCCATCGCTCTCGTCGCGTCGGACGTGGGTCTCACCTGGGCACTCGGTGTAGGTGAGCCGGTAGGGGCGCTCCGCGGCACGGCGGCAGACCTGCTGTCGACCCTGTGGCGGCGGAACACCGGTCAGACGGTGGACATCACGGGGGATGTCGCCGCGGTGCGCGAGATGCTCGCGCTCCCACTGGTGCCCTGACGACCCACGAGTCGTTCAGTTAGGACATCGTTGCAGGTCAGCGGGTATGTCGGTGGCTGGTGGTGGAGTGTGTCCATGGAGATGGCGAGTGGTGGCGAGCGTGGCGGGGTAGACCCGTGGGTGGTCGCTGCTGACGTCGCTGCGGAGCCGTGGCCGTGGCAGCAGAAGACGGCGGTGGCGCAGCTGCGTGCGGTTGCTGATGGCGGCGGGGCTGCTGCGGCCGAGGCGGCGCCGGTCGTGGTGCCCTTCGATGCGGACGACGTGTGGGCCGGGTTCGATGACACCGAGGCGATGGATGCCGCGGCCTACCGGGAGTTGATGGACGATGTCGCTGCCGCCCTGGCCGGTAGTGGCCAGGACCTTCCCGCGCAGGAGTTGCAGGAAGGGCTGACGGGAGCCAGGCGCGGGCTGGCGCGGTCGTCGCTGACCGCCGACGAGGTGGTCACCGTCCTGGATGAGGGACTGGTGGGCGCGGTCGAGGCGGTCGGAGAGCTGACGACGCAGCTGGGCGCAGTGGGCTTCATCCTCGCGCGGGAGGCGGCGTCGCGAGGGCTGCACACGGTGTTGTCGCTGTCCCTCGTGGACTGGTTGCGGGTGCGGTGCCCATGGATGTCGGTCCAGGACATCACGCAGATGACCGCGATCGTCACGGCCGCTTCGGACCCGGCGATGGCCGCGATCGGTGATGCGGTGGCGGCCGGCAGGGTGCCGATCCACCGCGCGGCGCTGGTGGCGCGGACGATGAGCCGGCTGCGGTCGTCGTTGGAGGTGGATCAGGTCGAGGACTACACCGGCATCGCGATCCGGGCGGCGGCTCGCAGGGACCTGTCGGACCGGGATCTGTCGAAGGTGTGCCAGCGGCTGATCGAGGACTTGCTGGAGGAGAAGGCGCCGGGTGAGCGGGAAAGGGCCGCGCATGAGCTGAGGTCGGTGACGAGCCGGAAGATCGGGCGGGGGGTGACGCGGTTCACGATCGATGCGCCGGCTGGCGAGGCAGCGACGATCTCGGGGGTCCTCACGTCGTCGCTGGCAGCGCCGACGCCGGTGAAGGACGAGCACGGTCAGATCACCGAGGCCGACCTGCGCTCGCCCGGTCAGCGCCGCTTCGACGCGTTGGCGACGGTGATCAACCGCGGCGTCTCGAACCCTGGGGCCGGGCCCTCCCAGGCCCGGTCCACGGTGATGCTGCTCATCCCGTTCGATCCGGCCGAGGGCGGGCCAGGTGGTGGTCCGGCATTCACGACCAACGGTGACTTCGTCCCGCCACGTGCAGCGGCGCAGCACGCCTGCGTGGGGGATGTGACGCCGGTGTGGGTCTCGCCCGAAGGGGAGCCGTTGATGCTGGGGGAGACCTCACGGTTCGCGACACCAGCGCAGTGGAAGGCGCTGGCCGTGCGTGATGGCGGTTGCACCTTCCCGGGGTGCAGTGCGCCCCCGCAGTGGTGCGACTCCCACCACGTGGAGCACTGGGCCCGCGGTGGTGACACGGACCTGACGAATCTGGCGCTGCTCTGCGGGCGACATCACACGCACGTCCACCAGCACGATCTGAGCGCCACGATCCGTGGCGGCACTGTGACCTGGCACCTGTGACAACCACGCCCCGCAGCCGGCCCCCGACGGGCCGGCCCACAGCCCTGCCTCGAGCATGCTCACCGGCGACCTGACCTGCCAGGTTCACCGAGCGATCTGCTCAGGACGACGCGAGCGGCGAGCCCTTCGACGACCCTGCCGGCCTCAGGCCTCCAGGCGGGCCAGCTCCTCCTCGGTGAGCTCCAGGTCGGCTGCCGCCGCGGAGTCGGTGACCGACTGGGGCCGCTTGGCGCCGGGGATCGGGATGACGACCGGCGACTGGGCGAGCTCCCAGGCCAGGGCCACCTGCTGCGGGCTGACGCCGCGCTCCTTCGCGACCTCGGCGAAGGCAGGGTGATGCTCGTCGAGCTGCTTGGCGTCGTTGAGGCCACCGAGCGGGGACCAGGGCAGGAACGCCAGACCCAGCTCCGTGCATACCTCGATCTCGGGGTGGCTGCTGCGGAACTTCGGGCTGAACTGGTTCTGCACGCTCACCAGCGCGTCGCCGAGGACCTCGTGCGCCGCGCGGATCTGGGCCGGGTCGGCGTTGGACAGACCGATCATCGCGACCTTGCCGGAGTCGGCGATGTGCTTGAGCGTGGCGAACGTCTCCTCGTCCGAGGTGTCCGGGTCGGGGCGGTGGTGCTGCCAGAGGGCGATCTGCTCGACCCCGAGCCGCTCGAGGCTGGCGTCGACCGCCGAGGTGAGGTGGCTGCGGGTGCTGTCGGTGTCCCAGTCGCCGCCGTCGGTGCGCACGTGTCCGCCCTTGGTCGCGAGCAGGACCTGGTCGCGCACGCCGAGCTCGTCGAGCAGGGAGGCGATGAGGCGCTCGTTCTCGCCCTGCGCGCCGGCGCCCTTGTCACCCGGGCCATAGGCGTCCGCCGTGTCGAAGAGCGTCACGCCCGCGTCCAGCGCGGCGCGGACGGTGTCGAGGAGCTGCTCGCGGGGCTGCTCCCCGCTCTGGTCGAAGGTCATGAGCCCCAGGCCGATCGCACCGACCTGGTGCTCGCCGACGGAGGGGTTGCCGATAGTCCGTGTCTGCATCCCTCGAGCGTATGCCGGGGGTCGCGGCGGCGCTCAGCCAGTCACCGGGTCCGCGGCTCCAACCTCCGGTGCCAGGCGGTGTGGTCGTCCACGTTGGCGCGCGGGACGAGCGCGAAGCACTCCTCGCAGACCCGCGGGCCGTCGACGATCGCTTGCTCGCCCGGGTCGCGCGCTTGCAGGCCGAGGTACTCCTTGGTGCGCTCCCATGCCTGGCCCATGACTGGGGAGCCTAGTGCCGGTGCCCCGGGTCCGCCGTGAGCAGCGAGCCGTTGCGGCGGGAGTCCGAGCACGTGACAGCCGCCACCGCCAGCATCCCTCCAGCGGCGAGGTAGCCCACTGCCACCGAAAGCAGGCTCGACACCCCGAGGACGGCATAGCCCGCCACCGCGAGCCACAGGAGAGCGCGACGCGACACTGCAGAGTCGACCCACCCGGCCGCCAGCGCCGCCGCGGCCGGCAGCACCATGGGGACTGTCCACCCTGCGGCCGCCGTCGCGGTGCCGCTGTCCTGGCCCAGCAGCCACACCTGCAGCGCCGCAGTGCCAAGGCCGCAGGCCACCGCGACGACGACGAGCCGCCACCAGGTCCACAGCTCGCGCCCTGCATCCTCGTGTTGCTGGACCATCTGCTCCTCCCTGGAGTGCTTCCTGTCGAGCGTATACGGGTGCGCGGCGGCGCTCAGTCGGTGAACGCCTTCGCCAGGGCGATCATCCGCGCCCGGAAGTCGTCGGAGGCGGGCGCGTGCGGCGCCGCCCACACGGCGTTGAGCACGAGCCGGACGAAGGTCCAGGCCCGCACCCGGTCCTCGTCCAGCCCGGCGGCCTCAGCGACGACGTCGGCGCGCAGCCGGGCGTGGGTGCGCAGATTGCTCGCCCGGGCCGCCTCCTCGGCGCGGTTCCAGACGACGGGGGCGACGGCATACGCCCACTCGGCAGCCACCGGCTTGGGGTCGATCGCGAGCCAGTCACCGCGGTTGGTCGCGTCGGGGAGCGGGGCGAGCACGTTGAGGTCGTGCAGGTCCTCGTGCACCAGCGAGGCGGAGGTGCCGGTCAGCAGGTCGGGGAGGGTCGAGGCGGCCTGCTCGATGAGCCGGCGCGGCACGAGCGGGGTGCCTCGGCTGAGCTGCTCGGCCCAGCGCTGCGCCTTCGTCGCGACGGTGTCGATGCGGGGGAGTGCTGGCCGGTCGAGGTCGCGCATGAGCAGGCCGACGACCTCGCACGCCTCGAGCAGCGGCCGGTCCCGCAGGCAGCGGTCCGCGTCGAGACG
This window contains:
- a CDS encoding cryptochrome/photolyase family protein, with amino-acid sequence MTALLWLRRDLRRGDHPALLAARDAGGDEGIAVLFVVDPGLWERGGPVRRAWLTASLEAAKEDFDGRLVIRHGDPAKVVPQVAAEIEAGSVHVTREVTPAGQRRDKKVQEALEDKEIDWVETGTPYAVGPGLVRNGSGDPYKVYTPFHRAWHDHGWPEPAAYPRSLDLVEVDSHQKALDMLDKAFREDDLPTMPEAGEKAALQRWRDFRDEALDDYDGDRDKPAIDGTSRLSAYLKIGAIHPRTILADLADKRSQGAQTFEQEIAWREFYADVLFQNPRSAWEDLRDALPGMDYDEPDDAIEAWKDGRTGFPVVDAGMRQLREVGWMHNRVRMITASFLTKDLHVWWPTGARWFLDRLVDGDIASNNHGWQWVAGTGTDASPYFRVFNPITQGEKFDPTGDYVRRWVPELRHLSGKSAHQPWNHDDGYAEGYPERIVDHAEERKEALSRYESARR
- a CDS encoding maleylpyruvate isomerase family mycothiol-dependent enzyme, with the translated sequence MEGEMNKPLPDYLGHVEADVSRIVQLLGAADPQDLARPVAACPEWDVAVVVGHLGGVHRMVIHAVRHREPSGGSRAHLPGAEVDLAPWLAAGTAEMVDLLRLPPERPAWSFDPQGRSVAFWRRRQAMESLVHRIDVEQALGKPSPVDATLASDGVSEVLDTLVRLRQAEGSVILPDHAIALVASDVGLTWALGVGEPVGALRGTAADLLSTLWRRNTGQTVDITGDVAAVREMLALPLVP
- a CDS encoding aldo/keto reductase codes for the protein MQTRTIGNPSVGEHQVGAIGLGLMTFDQSGEQPREQLLDTVRAALDAGVTLFDTADAYGPGDKGAGAQGENERLIASLLDELGVRDQVLLATKGGHVRTDGGDWDTDSTRSHLTSAVDASLERLGVEQIALWQHHRPDPDTSDEETFATLKHIADSGKVAMIGLSNADPAQIRAAHEVLGDALVSVQNQFSPKFRSSHPEIEVCTELGLAFLPWSPLGGLNDAKQLDEHHPAFAEVAKERGVSPQQVALAWELAQSPVVIPIPGAKRPQSVTDSAAAADLELTEEELARLEA
- a CDS encoding HNH endonuclease signature motif containing protein; amino-acid sequence: MAQLRAVADGGGAAAAEAAPVVVPFDADDVWAGFDDTEAMDAAAYRELMDDVAAALAGSGQDLPAQELQEGLTGARRGLARSSLTADEVVTVLDEGLVGAVEAVGELTTQLGAVGFILAREAASRGLHTVLSLSLVDWLRVRCPWMSVQDITQMTAIVTAASDPAMAAIGDAVAAGRVPIHRAALVARTMSRLRSSLEVDQVEDYTGIAIRAAARRDLSDRDLSKVCQRLIEDLLEEKAPGERERAAHELRSVTSRKIGRGVTRFTIDAPAGEAATISGVLTSSLAAPTPVKDEHGQITEADLRSPGQRRFDALATVINRGVSNPGAGPSQARSTVMLLIPFDPAEGGPGGGPAFTTNGDFVPPRAAAQHACVGDVTPVWVSPEGEPLMLGETSRFATPAQWKALAVRDGGCTFPGCSAPPQWCDSHHVEHWARGGDTDLTNLALLCGRHHTHVHQHDLSATIRGGTVTWHL
- the hchA gene encoding glyoxalase III HchA, which produces MSQTEDRQPTADPAEDNAFFPSPYSLSQYTADTTNFDGLGTEQTYTGDRWKVLVIATDERYMLMRNGTFFSTGNHPVETLLPMHHIMQAGYAVDIATISGGPGKVEWWAFPREDEAVTGTWDATRAAFKAPHRLADVIDAGLDDYAAVFIPGGHGAMNGLPSSPDVQRALDWFLDHDRLIISICHGPAAFVAAGIGRDTNPLSGYSVVAFPDALDFGANLDIGYLPGEMPWKLGETLTEQGLTVQNDDMSGATTRDRNVLTGDSPLAANQLGKDAVEALLESFGD
- the ald gene encoding alanine dehydrogenase gives rise to the protein MKIAVPTEVKNNEFRVAITPVGVHELVRRGHEVFVQQGAGLGSSISDEEYVAQGATIVHGPDDTWAAGEMVLKVKEPIEQEYSYLRDDLTLFTYLHLAADEPLTRRLVEAGTTAIAYETVQLPSGMLPLLYPMSEVAGCLAPQVGAHTMMKASGGRGVLMGGIGGVANAKVLVLGGGVAGQNAANIALGMGADVTILDTDLDKLRTLFWRFDNQVKQLASNNLTISELVPEADMVIGTVLIPGAKAPKLVTDDMVATMKPGSVLVDVAIDQGGCFEGSRPTTHADPTFPMHNSLYYCVANMPGAVPHTSTWALTNATLPYAVQLADKGWEQALRDNASLAKGLNTHAGKLTYGAVGEAFGMESVAVEEVLA
- a CDS encoding aminoglycoside phosphotransferase family protein — encoded protein: MPDLIPDSFAELVRDRPADELLGALPDRAGQPRAVDGATWLDGLPALLDRLLQDWRLRVDGPSRHGECALVVPVRRHTGEAAALKVTMPHAEARHEHLALRAWDGRGAVRLLSADPVASALLLERLDADRCLRDRPLLEACEVVGLLMRDLDRPALPRIDTVATKAQRWAEQLSRGTPLVPRRLIEQAASTLPDLLTGTSASLVHEDLHDLNVLAPLPDATNRGDWLAIDPKPVAAEWAYAVAPVVWNRAEEAARASNLRTHARLRADVVAEAAGLDEDRVRAWTFVRLVLNAVWAAPHAPASDDFRARMIALAKAFTD